The Streptomyces sp. NBC_00775 genome includes the window CGTAGCAGCCCTTGAGCGCGAACTCGCGATCGCGGCGGGGGGATGACGCTGTCGCGTCTCTCCTGCCTGCTCATCCGGCGCGTGCCGCCCTGCCGGCGGGCGCCGGTCAGCTCAACCTGAAGTGGGCCGGTGACGCGGCCCGAGATCAGTTCCGTTCTTGAGCTTGCGCAGTGGAAACCGATCGGTTTACAGTGAGGGCAAGGGGAAACCGATCGGTTTCCCAGGCGAGTTCGGGAGTGCATGATGACGACAAAACGACCGGTGGCCCTCGTGACGGGCGCGTCCTCCGGCATCGGCAAGCAGACCGCGCTCGCGCTGGTCGCGGCGGGTTTCGAGGTGGCCGGCACAGGCCGCGATACCTCACGCGTCGCCCCGCTCCAGGGTGTGACGTTCTTCGACCTCGACGTGGTCAGTGACAAGTCGGTCACCGCCGTGGTCCAGCAGGTGATCGACCGGTTCGGGCGGATCGACGTCCTGGTCAACAACGCCGGCATCGGCTCGATAGGCGCGGCCGAGGAAACCTCCGTCGCGCAGGCCCAGGGCGTCTTCGACATCAACGTCTTCGGGGTCATGCGCATGGTGAAGGAGGTCCTGCCGCACATGCGTGCCCAGGGACGCGGGCGCATCATCAACCTCTCGTCGGTGCAGGGGTTCATCCCCGCTCCCTACATGGCCGTCTACGGCGCGTCCAAGCACGCGATCGAGGGCTACTCCCAGTCCCTGGACCACGAGGTCCGGGAATACGGCGTCCGGTCGCTTCTCGTCGAACCCGCCTACACCAGGACCGGATTCGAGGCCAACAGCGCGAAGCCCGACACGCCCCTGCAGCCCTACGCGAACCAGCGGCACGTCTTCGACCGCCTGATGACGGAGGCGATCAAGGACGGCGACGACCCCGCCGTGGTCGCCAAGGCGATCGTCACGGCGGCGACCGACGCGAAGCCGAAACTGCGCTACGCCGCCGGCCCCATGGCCGGACGCGCGCGCCTACTCCGCTTCGTTCCCGCCTGGGTCTTGGACAAGCAGATCCGCACGATGAACAAGCTGGCCGGCTGACACCTGCAACCCGCCACCTGCAACCCGCCAATCCCCTCGCGCCGTTGATACCGGGAGAGACCCATGTCCGAGACCCCGCACTCCGCCGCGGCTACCGTCGCGAGCTGGCGCGCCGCCTCAGAACGCGGTGACGTCGACGCCGCGGCCGCCTGCCTGAGCCAGGACGTCGTGCTCAGCTCGCCGCTCACCGACCAGTTCCGTTTCGAGGGACC containing:
- a CDS encoding oxidoreductase; this translates as MTTKRPVALVTGASSGIGKQTALALVAAGFEVAGTGRDTSRVAPLQGVTFFDLDVVSDKSVTAVVQQVIDRFGRIDVLVNNAGIGSIGAAEETSVAQAQGVFDINVFGVMRMVKEVLPHMRAQGRGRIINLSSVQGFIPAPYMAVYGASKHAIEGYSQSLDHEVREYGVRSLLVEPAYTRTGFEANSAKPDTPLQPYANQRHVFDRLMTEAIKDGDDPAVVAKAIVTAATDAKPKLRYAAGPMAGRARLLRFVPAWVLDKQIRTMNKLAG